In the genome of Streptomyces sp. Q6, the window GCTTGCCGGGATCGAGCGCAGGCTCGGTACATTCGACGGTGTCCTCGCCGTCAGCTCACCCGCGGGCGGTCCGACCATGGTGACCATGGAGATCCCTTGCGTGTTGTCCTAGCCGAAGACCTGTTCCTGCTGCGGGACGGTCTGGTGCGGATGCTTCAGGCGTACGACTTCGAGATCGCCGCGGCCGTGGAGAGCGGGCCCGAACTCACCAAGGCGCTCGCCGAGTTGAACCCGGACGTCGCCGTCGTCGACGTACGCCTGCCGCCCTCGCACACCGACGAGGGGCTCCAGTGCGCGCTCGCGGCGCGCCGGGAGCGGCCGGGGCTTCCGGTGCTCGTGCTGTCGCAGCACGTGGAGCAGTTGTACGCGCGCGAGCTGCTCGCCGACGGGACCGGCGGGGTCGGCTATCTGCTGAAGGACCGGGTGTTCGACGCGGACCAGTTCATCGACGCGGTGCGCCGGGTCGCGGCCGGCGGGACGGCGATGGACCCCACGGTGATCAAGGAACTGCTGTCGCGGCGGGCGGCGGACCCGCCGCTGGGCGGTCTCACGCCGCGCGAGCTCGAGGTGCTCGGTCTGATGGCGCAGGGGCGGTCGAACGCGGCCATCGCGGCCGAACTCGTCGTCACCGAGCGGGCGATCGCCAAGCACACGTCCAACATCTTCGCCAAGCTCGGCCTGCCGGTGTCCGACGACGACAACCGGCGGGTGCTCGCCGTCCTCGCGTACCTCGACCGGGGCGCCGCCTGAGACGTGCGGCGGGCCGGGTACGGGGGCGGGATGCGCGGGGCCCGAAGAGAATTCGGGGAGCCGTTTGAACACGGGGGCCCCGCGGTGCGTACGTAATCCCATGGGACGCACCTCACGGAAACGGCGCTCATCGCTGACGACGCGGATGACCGTCGCGTCGGCCGCACTGCTGCTGGGCGGAGGAGGGCTGGTCGCGGTCAACGTGTACGCGTCGGCCCATGAAGAGAACTCCTCCGGCACCGGGCAGGACGCGGGCAGCGACGCCGCACAGCAGCAACAACAGATCGCCACGATCGACTGTCCGGACGTCGGCACCTCGCTGCCCGACGTGCCGGACAGAGCACGGGGCGAGGTCGACGGTGAACTGGCCACGCTGGACACGCAGATCACGGAGGCGTACCAGCGCCTCGCCTCGACCCGGGACGCGGCCGCGCAGGATCCGGCCTTCGTGCAGAACGCGATCCTGGGCCCGCTGAAGGACAAGCGGGGCGCGGTGCTCGAACGGATCCGCCTGGAGATCAACCGGGCCGGCGGACGGGCACCGGACGGCCTCGGCGGCATGGCGCAGTGCGCCGGGCAGCCGAGCGGCGGCGGCACCGGCGACGGCTCGTCGCCCGACCCAGGCAACTCCGCCCAGCCGTCCGCCGGTTCGCCGGAGGGGTCCGCGCAGCCGTCGGACGGCGCCTCCCAGCCGGGCGACGACGGCGGCGGGGGCGGCGGCCAGAACCAGGGCAACGGCCCCGAGGCGAGCGACTTCGTCGACATCCGGTCCGTCCAGCCCAACGTCACCACGGCACGCAACCGCAGCGGAGCGTCGCGCGGCACCTTCACCACCAAGTGCGGGCGCAACGCGAACGGCAAGTTCAACCCGGACAACGTGATCGTCGCGCCCGGCGTGAGCAACGGCGCCCACCACATGCACGACTACGTGGGCAACCAGGCCAACGACGCCTTCGCGAGCGACGACGACCTCGCCGACGGCGACACCACCTGCCGCAACCAGGGCGACAAGTCCACCTACTACTGGCCGGTGCTGCGCCTGCAGAACGGCAACGACGAGAACGACGTCGACGCGGACGGCGGCGGCAAGGACCAGAACGTCGGCGAGATCCAGACGCCGTCGTCCGTCACCCTGAAGTTCGACGGCAACCCGACGAGCAAGGTCGTCGCGATGCCGCGCTTCCTGCGGATCATCACCGGCGACGCGAAGTCCTTCACCAACGGCCCGACGAACGCCAACGCCTCCTGGAGCTGCACCGGCTTCGAGAACCGGCAGCTGAAGGACAAGTACCCGATCTGCCCGGACGGTTCGAAGGTCGTGCGCTCCTTCCGCTTCCAGAGCTGCTGGGACGGCACGAACACCGACAGCGCCAACCACCGGACGCACGTGGCCTTCGAGGACCCGAGGACGGGCGCCTGCCCGCAGGGCTTCAAGGCGATCCCGCAGCTGGTGCAGCGGATCGTGTACGACGTGCCGCCGGGCCCCGGCTTCGCGGTGGACTCGTTCCCCGAGCAGCTGCACAAGCCGGTCACGGACCACGGTGACTTCATCAACGTCTTCGACGACCGGTTGATGCGGCGCGTGGCGAGCTGCATCAACCGGGGGGACCGCTGCACCTGAGCGGCCCCCGCCCCGGCCGCTGCGCGGCCGGCTCAGTGGTGACCCGAATGCCCGGAGCCAGCGCCCTCCTCGTGACCCCCACCACCACTACTCCCCGAGTGGTGCGAGGAGGACCGCTCCACGGTCCCGCCGAGCCGGCCGCGCAGCCGTGTCACGACCTTGTCGGCGCCGACGGCGATCCACTTGCGGCCGATGAGGTAGGTGCCGCCGTAGTCGTCGGCGGCGTCCAGCCACTCGGCCTGGCCGCGGTCGGTGGCGAAGGTGGCGAGGACGTAGCGGGCCTCTCCCGAACCGCAGTTGGCCTGGCGCAGCTCCTCGGCGTCGGTCTGCACGTCGGGGTCGCAGCCGGCCTTGCGGGCGAGCTGTTCCAGGGTGCCGGACGCCGTTCGGGGGATCTTCGGCGCGCCGTCGCCGGAGTCCCCGGAGCCGCATCCGGCCGCCGTCGAGACCGCGAGGGCCACGGCCCCCGCCACCAGCAGTTTCCTCATCGCACTCTCCTGTTTCCCTGGGTCATGTGAGTAGGTCGTGTGAGTAGGTCGTGTGGGCTCGGGTGGACGCCGACACGTTCCCGCCAGACCCGTGCGCACCGTTGAGCACGGACGTGCACCCGGTTAGCGTGCGCCGCACCATCCGACGCAGGGGGGTTCCACGTATGTCCGCGCCATCGCGACGCACGGTTCTCGGCACGGCAGGTGCCATCGGACTCGGTACGACCCTGGGAGGCCTGGGCGTCGCCCCGGCCGCACACGCCGCACCGGCCCTTGATACGTCCGCGGCGCTCGCCGTGCTCAAGCGGCGGCTGCCGCACCACGCGGACCAGTTCAGACTCAGACTTCTCGCCCCGCAGGACGGCACGGACCGTTTCCGGGTCTCCGGGACAGCGGGCCGCGTCGAGGTGTACGGGACGACCCCGGCCGTGATCCTGGCCGGGGTCCACTGGTATCTGAAGTACGTGTGCGGCGCGCACATCGCCTGGAACGGCAGCCAGCTGGACCTGCCCGGCCGGCTCCCCGCCCCGGCGAAGCCGCTGGCGCGGTCGACACCGCTCCCCCACCGGTTCGCGCTCAACGACACGAACGACGGCTACACGGCGCCCTTCGCCGGCTGGGCGTACTGGGAGCGCGAGCTCGACATCCTCGCGCTGCACGGCTGCAACGAGGTGCTGGTCATCGCCGGTATGGAGGCGGTCTACCACCGCGTCCTCAAGGACTTCGGCTACAGCGACGAGGAGTCGCGGGCCTGGCTCCCCGCGCCCTCGCACCAGCCGTGGTGGCTGTTGCAGAACCTGTCCGGGTACGGGGGTCCGCTCTCGCCCGAGCTGATCGCGGAACGCGCCGAGCTGGGCCGCAGGATCACGGACCGGCTGCGCGAGCTGGGCATGAAGCCGGTGATGCCCGGCTACTACGGGCACGTGCCGGAGGGCTTCGTGGAGCGCAACGGCGGCGACGCGCACGTCGTGCCGCAGGGCGTGTGGCACGGCTTCGAGCGGCCCGACTGGCTCGACCCGCGCACCACGTCCTTCGCCCAGGTCGCCGAGTCGTTCTACGGGCACCAGCGCGACCTCTTCGGGGAGATCGACGCGTTCAAGATGGACCTGCTGCACGAGGGCGGTACGGCGGGGGACGTGCCGGTGCCGGACGCGGCGCGCGGCGTGGAGGCGGCGCTCCAGAAGAACCGCCCCGGCGCCACCTGGGTGATCCTCGGCTGGGAGGCGAACCCGCTGCCCGAGCTGATCGACGCGATCGACAAGAAGAAGATGCTGATCGTGGACGGGGTCTCGGACCGGTTCACGTCCGTCACGGACCGCGAGAAGGACTGGGGCGGCACCCCGTACGCGTTCGGCACGATCCCCAACTTCGGCGGCCGGACGACGATCGGGGCCCGCGCGCACATCTGGGAGGAGAAGTTCTTCGCGTGGCGCGACAAGCCGGGCAGCGCGCTCGCGGGCACGGCGTATCTGCCGGAGGGCACGGACCGCGACCCGGCCGCCTTCGAGCTCTGGTCCGAACTGGCCTGGCTGGACCGGGACCTGGACCGGGCCGCCTGGTTCGCGGGGTACGCCGACTTCCGTTACGGACGCCGCGACAAGGACGCCCGCGCCGCGTGGCAGGCGCTGCACGAGACGGCGTACCAGCAGAGGGCGGTGGAGCGCTCCGACCCGCACGACTCGCTGTTCGCGGCGCGCCCGGACCTCTCCGCCGACCGTGCCGCCTACTACGCGCCGCGCGCGCTCACCTACGACCCGGCCCGCTTCGACGCGGCGCTGACCGGGCTCCTCGGGGTGGCCGGGGATCTGCGGCGCAGCGCGGCCTACAGGTACGACCTGGTGGACGTGGCGCGGCAGGCCCTCGCGCACCGCAGCCGGCAGCTCCTGCCGCAGCTGAAGGCGGCGTACGCGGCGAAGGACCGGGCCGGTTTCGCGGCGCTGTCGACGCTGTGGCTGAAGCTGATGCGCCTGTCGGACGAGGTGACGGGCACGCACCCGGCGTTCCTGCTGGGCCCGTGGGTGCAGGACGCCCGCGCTCTCGCCACGAGCGACGCCGAGCGCGCCGAGTTCGAGCGGTGCGCGAAGGTGCTCATCACGGTGTGGGGCGACCGGGCCACGTCCGATCCGGGCAATCTGCACGAGTACGGCAACCGCGAGTGGAACGGTCTGATGGCCGACTTCTACCTGCCGCGCTGGCAGAAGTGGCTCGACGAGCTGGGCGACGCGCTGGCGGCGGGCCGGGAGCCGGTGGCGGTCAACTGGTTCGCGTTCGAGGAGCCGTGGACGCGCGAGCGGAAGGACTATCCGCTGCGCCCGTACGGGGACGCGTACCGGACGGCCGCCCGGGTGCGGGACGTGCTCGCGCGGGCCCCGTACCAGGGCGCCGTCACGGTCTCGGCCGAGCCGCCCGCGTTCCCGCCAGGCGGGCACGCGCGGGTGGCGGCCGTCTTCCACAACGTCAACGGGCTGCGCGCGACGGGCCGTGTCGACTTCGAGCTGAAGGGCATCGACGCGCAGCCGCAGGGCCCGACGTTCCTCGCGAGCGTGCCGCCCGCCGGTGAGGGCACGGTGGCGTGGCGGGCGAGCGCGCCGGGCACACCGCTCGACCGGCCGCTGCGCCCGCTGCCGTACACGATCGACGTGCGGTACGGGCCGGCGGGCGAGGACCGGGTCACGTACGAGCACAGGGGCACCCTCTTCGAGGCCGGGCCGCTCGCGGCGGGGTGGAAGACCTACAGCGACAACGCGGCGGTCTTCGGGCAGTCGGGCGACCGCTTCGCGATCGACGGCGGCGGCGCCGACCTGTGGAAGGGCACGACGGAGTTCGGGACGGCGTACCGCGAGGGCGGGTTCGTGGACGGGTCGGTGGCGGTGCTGCGCGTCGACGCGCAGGCGGTCACGGGCGCGTGGGCGCGGGCGGGCATCATCGTCCGCGACTCCCTCGCCACACCCGGGTCGCGGGGCTTCGTGAACCTGTCGGTGACCCCGTCCCAGGGGGTGGTCCTCTCGTACGACACGAACGGCGACGGCACCCTCGACACGTACAAGCGGATCACCGGGATCAAGGCGCCCGTGCTGCTGCGGCTGACCCGCTCCGGCGGTACGTACACGGGCGCGTGCTCGACGGACGGCGGGACGACCTGGCGGACGGTGGCCACCGTGCCGGTGCCGGGAGCCGCGGCGACGCAGGACGTGGGCCTGTTCATGACGGCGACGAACGGGGGGAACGGGACGCGCGGCACGGTCGAGTTCAGCGGGTGGCAGCTGACGTAGCCGTCGGCGTCGCCGGCGGGGCGGGTGGGACACTGGGTGGAACAAACCACCACATATCCGACCGTACGGGAGTCCCGTCCATGGCCGAGCCCCTCCCCGCCAGCACCGTCACCAACCTCCGTGACCTGGGCGGCACCCCGCTGGCCGACGGCGGCAGGGTGCGCCCGGGGCTCGCCTTCCGCTCCGGGCAGCTCGACCTGCTCGACCCGACGGCCGACCCGGCCGTCGCGGCGCTCGGGCTGCGCACGATCATCGACTTCCGCACGGACGCCGAGCGGGCCGCGCACCCCGACCGCACACCGGACGGGGTGCGCCACCTGGTCGCCGACGTGCTCGCCGACCAGCTGGCGCGGGCGGGGGTCGCCCCGGCCGCGGCCCAGTTGAAGGAGGTGCTCGCCGATCCGGTGGCGGCCGAGCGGGTGCTGGGCGGCGGCCGGGCCGAGGCGCTGTTCGCCGACACCTACCGGGCGCTGGTGTCGACGGCGTCGGCGCGGGCCGCGTACCGCACGCTGCTCCTCGAACTCGCCGCGCCCGACGCGGGCCCCCTCCTGTTCCACTGCACGGCCGGCAAGGACCGTACGGGGTGGGGCGCGACGGTGATCCTCTCCCTGCTCGGCGCCGACGACGCCACCGTCGAGGCCGAGTACCTGTCGGTGAACGCGGCGGTGCGGGCCGCCTTCGCGCCGCTCGTCGAGGGCTTCACCGCTCAGGGCGGCGACCCGGAGACCGCGCTCTCGGTGATCGGCGTGACACCGGGCTACCTGCGGGCGGCGCAGGACGAGGTGGCGGTGCGGTACGGCAGCGTCGAGCGGTACGTACGGGAGGGGCTCGGCGTGCCGGACGAGGCGGTGGCGGTGATCCGGGAACGGTTGACGGATCGCGGCCGATCTTCGACTGTTGCCCCATGAGCACCGAGAGCAGTGACTGGGAGCGGCGTGTCGCCGCCCTGTGGGCGGAGTTCGAGGCGTCGTCCGACGAGAGCGAGGAGTACGCGCAGCGGTTTCGCGCGCGCGTCGCCGAACTGGCCGCGGAGCTGCCCGCCGACAGCCCCGTCGGCCCCTTCGAGCGCGGCTGCGCCTTCGACTCGACCGGCCACTCCGACCTCGCGGTCCCGCAGTACGAGGAGGCGCTGCGCCTCGGCCTGACCGGCTACCGCGCCCGCCGCACCAAGATCCAACTGGCCAGCTCCCTGCGGAACACGGGCCGCGCGGCGGAGGGCGTAGCACTTCTGGAGCCCGAACTGACCGCGCCGAGCGACGAGTTGGACGACGCGGTCCGCGGCTGCCTGGCCCTGTGCCTGTCGAGCCTGGGCCGGGACCGGGAGGGCCTGGGCCTGGTCCTCGAAGCCCTCGCGCCGCACCTGCCGCGCTACCGGCGCTCGATGGCGAACTACGCCCGGGAGCTGACCGGGTCACGGTAGGGCGCGGGGTGACCATCCCACGATTCGCTCGTTCTGCTGAACGTGCAGTCAAAGGTGCAGCAACCCAAGTCCCCGTCCCCCGGCGGAGCCGCCCGCGCCGACGTGATCGACGTAGAGCAGGCAGAAGCGGCCCTGGTCGAGCACTACCCCCGCCTGGTCCGCCTCGCGTACCTCGTGCTGCCGCCGGGCCTCGGCCGCAACCGCCGCGTGCTGACCGCCCACTCCGTGACCCAGCGGGCGCTCCCCCGCGGCCGGACCGCGACCGCGCCCCTGGTGCCCGCCCAGCGCGGCGCCCAGGGCCGCACGGGCGACCCCGGCTACGCGTACGTACGGCTGCGGGTGCTGTGCAGCGCCCTGGAGGCGGGGTTGCCGCTGCGCCGCGCGGCCTGGCCGAAGCGGGCCCAGCTGCCGCCGCTGCTGCCGCAGGTGTGGGGCCTGCGCCTGTTCCCGAAGTCGGGCGGCGCCGACGAACTCGCCCTGGACCAGCTGCTGTCCACCCTGAGCGGACCGGCCCGCGCCGCGTACGTGCTGCGCGGACTGGAGCGTCTCGACGACGACGCGCTGCGCGCGATCCTCACCGACGCGGGCCGTACCGACGAGGAGGCGGCCGCCGCGCTGGCCGAGGCCGACGGCGTCCAGGCTCCGGCCGTGTCGCTCCTGGAGTCGCCCGAGTTCGACCCCTGCTCCCTGCACGCCCGCCCCACCGACCTGATGCGCCGCCGCCAGCACGGGAAGGCGGTGATCGCGGCGGCCGCCGCGGTCCTCGTGTGCGGCGCGCTGCTCGGCCTGCCCGGCGAGGGCTGGGGCCCGAACGGCGCGGCGGCCCCGCCGTACGCCCGCAACCCGGCGGGTCAAGCCGCCCTGGATCCGGGCAAGTTGACGAAGGTGGCGCCCACCGCGTGGCGGACGTCGGCCCGCACCGACTTCTCCGTGTGGCCCGCGCGCGGCTCCCTCACCGGCGACAGGGACCTGCTGCGCCGCGCCCTCGCGGTGTGGGCGCGGCCCGGCGAGTCCGTCCAGGTCTCGGCCACCCCGGCACCCCGGCCGGGGCCCCGCCCGGCCCGCCGCAGCTCCTGTACGCGGGCGAGGTCGGCCGGGCGCGTGTCGTGCTGCTCTACGACGGTCTGCGCATCGTCCGCTACGCCGAACCGGAGAGCGGCACGAGCGGCGCGGCCCTCGACTTCGCGCGCACCGACGGGGCGGCGGGTCCGCAGTCGGGCGCGGTGGTCGTCGCCCGCTCGGACGGCAACGTCCGCTATCTGACGGCCCCCTGGGTCACCGGCGCGGCCGTCCGCGACCTGTTGAAGCCGGACGCCGCGCCGCTGAAGCTGTCCCGTACGAAGGACGGTCTGACCGCGCCGTTCCCGAGCC includes:
- a CDS encoding response regulator transcription factor, translating into MRVVLAEDLFLLRDGLVRMLQAYDFEIAAAVESGPELTKALAELNPDVAVVDVRLPPSHTDEGLQCALAARRERPGLPVLVLSQHVEQLYARELLADGTGGVGYLLKDRVFDADQFIDAVRRVAAGGTAMDPTVIKELLSRRAADPPLGGLTPRELEVLGLMAQGRSNAAIAAELVVTERAIAKHTSNIFAKLGLPVSDDDNRRVLAVLAYLDRGAA
- a CDS encoding DUF1996 domain-containing protein, whose amino-acid sequence is MGRTSRKRRSSLTTRMTVASAALLLGGGGLVAVNVYASAHEENSSGTGQDAGSDAAQQQQQIATIDCPDVGTSLPDVPDRARGEVDGELATLDTQITEAYQRLASTRDAAAQDPAFVQNAILGPLKDKRGAVLERIRLEINRAGGRAPDGLGGMAQCAGQPSGGGTGDGSSPDPGNSAQPSAGSPEGSAQPSDGASQPGDDGGGGGGQNQGNGPEASDFVDIRSVQPNVTTARNRSGASRGTFTTKCGRNANGKFNPDNVIVAPGVSNGAHHMHDYVGNQANDAFASDDDLADGDTTCRNQGDKSTYYWPVLRLQNGNDENDVDADGGGKDQNVGEIQTPSSVTLKFDGNPTSKVVAMPRFLRIITGDAKSFTNGPTNANASWSCTGFENRQLKDKYPICPDGSKVVRSFRFQSCWDGTNTDSANHRTHVAFEDPRTGACPQGFKAIPQLVQRIVYDVPPGPGFAVDSFPEQLHKPVTDHGDFINVFDDRLMRRVASCINRGDRCT
- a CDS encoding alpha-N-acetylglucosaminidase, which gives rise to MSAPSRRTVLGTAGAIGLGTTLGGLGVAPAAHAAPALDTSAALAVLKRRLPHHADQFRLRLLAPQDGTDRFRVSGTAGRVEVYGTTPAVILAGVHWYLKYVCGAHIAWNGSQLDLPGRLPAPAKPLARSTPLPHRFALNDTNDGYTAPFAGWAYWERELDILALHGCNEVLVIAGMEAVYHRVLKDFGYSDEESRAWLPAPSHQPWWLLQNLSGYGGPLSPELIAERAELGRRITDRLRELGMKPVMPGYYGHVPEGFVERNGGDAHVVPQGVWHGFERPDWLDPRTTSFAQVAESFYGHQRDLFGEIDAFKMDLLHEGGTAGDVPVPDAARGVEAALQKNRPGATWVILGWEANPLPELIDAIDKKKMLIVDGVSDRFTSVTDREKDWGGTPYAFGTIPNFGGRTTIGARAHIWEEKFFAWRDKPGSALAGTAYLPEGTDRDPAAFELWSELAWLDRDLDRAAWFAGYADFRYGRRDKDARAAWQALHETAYQQRAVERSDPHDSLFAARPDLSADRAAYYAPRALTYDPARFDAALTGLLGVAGDLRRSAAYRYDLVDVARQALAHRSRQLLPQLKAAYAAKDRAGFAALSTLWLKLMRLSDEVTGTHPAFLLGPWVQDARALATSDAERAEFERCAKVLITVWGDRATSDPGNLHEYGNREWNGLMADFYLPRWQKWLDELGDALAAGREPVAVNWFAFEEPWTRERKDYPLRPYGDAYRTAARVRDVLARAPYQGAVTVSAEPPAFPPGGHARVAAVFHNVNGLRATGRVDFELKGIDAQPQGPTFLASVPPAGEGTVAWRASAPGTPLDRPLRPLPYTIDVRYGPAGEDRVTYEHRGTLFEAGPLAAGWKTYSDNAAVFGQSGDRFAIDGGGADLWKGTTEFGTAYREGGFVDGSVAVLRVDAQAVTGAWARAGIIVRDSLATPGSRGFVNLSVTPSQGVVLSYDTNGDGTLDTYKRITGIKAPVLLRLTRSGGTYTGACSTDGGTTWRTVATVPVPGAAATQDVGLFMTATNGGNGTRGTVEFSGWQLT
- a CDS encoding tyrosine-protein phosphatase, translating into MAEPLPASTVTNLRDLGGTPLADGGRVRPGLAFRSGQLDLLDPTADPAVAALGLRTIIDFRTDAERAAHPDRTPDGVRHLVADVLADQLARAGVAPAAAQLKEVLADPVAAERVLGGGRAEALFADTYRALVSTASARAAYRTLLLELAAPDAGPLLFHCTAGKDRTGWGATVILSLLGADDATVEAEYLSVNAAVRAAFAPLVEGFTAQGGDPETALSVIGVTPGYLRAAQDEVAVRYGSVERYVREGLGVPDEAVAVIRERLTDRGRSSTVAP
- a CDS encoding tetratricopeptide repeat protein, producing MSTESSDWERRVAALWAEFEASSDESEEYAQRFRARVAELAAELPADSPVGPFERGCAFDSTGHSDLAVPQYEEALRLGLTGYRARRTKIQLASSLRNTGRAAEGVALLEPELTAPSDELDDAVRGCLALCLSSLGRDREGLGLVLEALAPHLPRYRRSMANYARELTGSR